A portion of the candidate division WOR-3 bacterium genome contains these proteins:
- a CDS encoding glycosyl hydrolase codes for MSAVKEVYKNSKPYVRWWWFSGKIEPEVVKYQLDWCKKNNFGGVEIAFMYPLPNSEPGPEWLSEEWSRVVAFAKEYATNIGLGCDFTFGTSWPFGGSFIDEKDAAKNFYGLSPQRLEKSWEIAHSKQGFILNHLDHYALERYAEKMGRALEPALKISPSALFCDSWEVDTELLWTDGFENLFMDEFGYDIRLYIRDLSKRQSVRYDYRKLISRLVINEFYLPFTEICHRLDCVSRVQCHGAPADLLAAYSVVDVPESESLLFDPHFSQIPASAGALSGKDIVSAEAFTCIYGWLPYPGPGPYQEKEQIADLKLLADALFANGINFIVWHGMPYNPPGGKNRFYATVHTGPNCNFVKELPDFNQYLEKVSNLMRSGKPYGPVAVYLPLEDTWIQNELPEELQRPSARYHWELQYVKFPEDLRGFRPIWVTNHFLENSEYTDGRLKIGRMDFDFLYIELDWLDIKALQNLIKLAKMGCPICIIKKPSQPGFNKDKRYDDLLRELFSQKSVSGILQKTAQKPPLIEGSFIPEFWCRQVDDELILFFSHPMTRSITYPMRYGQSFCETDMNIKIVINYAGHRNEINLQFKPYQAIILRVSKQGNVKLEDINLVIPPPTILPPDSQSV; via the coding sequence ATGAGCGCGGTAAAAGAAGTTTACAAAAATTCCAAACCCTATGTCCGCTGGTGGTGGTTTTCTGGAAAGATTGAGCCAGAAGTAGTCAAATATCAACTTGACTGGTGTAAGAAAAATAACTTCGGTGGTGTGGAAATCGCTTTTATGTATCCCCTGCCCAATTCTGAGCCCGGACCAGAATGGCTCTCTGAAGAATGGAGTAGGGTCGTCGCCTTTGCCAAAGAATATGCTACAAATATTGGTCTGGGTTGCGATTTTACCTTTGGAACTTCATGGCCCTTTGGTGGTTCATTTATTGATGAAAAGGATGCGGCAAAGAATTTTTATGGACTATCTCCCCAGCGTCTGGAAAAATCCTGGGAGATTGCCCATTCAAAACAGGGTTTCATCTTGAACCATCTTGACCACTATGCCCTTGAAAGGTACGCCGAAAAAATGGGCAGGGCACTTGAGCCCGCATTAAAAATAAGCCCTTCGGCATTATTCTGTGATTCCTGGGAAGTGGATACCGAATTGTTATGGACTGATGGATTTGAAAATTTGTTTATGGATGAATTTGGTTACGATATAAGATTGTATATCAGGGATTTGAGCAAAAGACAATCGGTGCGTTATGATTATCGCAAACTCATTTCCCGATTGGTTATCAATGAATTTTACTTACCATTTACCGAAATATGCCACAGACTCGATTGTGTCTCCCGTGTCCAATGTCATGGTGCACCGGCCGATCTACTTGCAGCGTATTCAGTCGTGGATGTGCCCGAGAGTGAGTCATTGCTATTTGACCCCCACTTTTCCCAGATTCCTGCCTCAGCCGGTGCATTGAGCGGTAAAGATATAGTCTCGGCTGAAGCATTTACCTGTATCTATGGCTGGCTACCTTATCCTGGTCCCGGTCCATATCAGGAAAAAGAGCAGATTGCGGATTTGAAACTCCTTGCTGATGCGCTTTTTGCCAACGGAATAAATTTCATTGTCTGGCACGGGATGCCTTATAACCCACCTGGTGGCAAAAATCGGTTTTATGCTACAGTCCATACCGGACCGAATTGCAATTTTGTAAAAGAACTTCCTGATTTCAATCAATATCTTGAAAAGGTGAGTAATTTGATGCGTTCAGGAAAGCCTTATGGTCCGGTTGCAGTCTACCTACCCCTTGAAGATACATGGATACAGAATGAACTGCCTGAGGAACTACAGCGTCCGAGCGCCCGTTACCACTGGGAATTGCAGTATGTAAAATTTCCTGAAGATTTAAGAGGATTCAGACCAATATGGGTGACCAATCATTTCCTTGAAAATTCAGAATATACTGATGGCCGTCTGAAAATCGGACGAATGGATTTTGACTTTTTGTATATTGAACTTGACTGGCTTGATATTAAGGCATTACAAAATTTAATAAAACTTGCAAAAATGGGTTGTCCGATATGTATCATAAAAAAACCGAGCCAGCCTGGTTTTAACAAAGATAAAAGATATGACGACCTTCTCAGAGAACTCTTTTCTCAGAAAAGTGTGAGCGGGATATTACAGAAGACCGCACAAAAACCACCATTGATTGAGGGATCTTTTATACCTGAATTCTGGTGTCGGCAAGTGGATGATGAACTCATACTTTTCTTCAGCCATCCAATGACAAGGTCAATAACCTATCCAATGCGTTACGGGCAATCTTTCTGTGAAACCGATATGAATATAAAAATTGTAATAAATTATGCAGGGCACCGAAACGAAATAAATTTACAATTCAAACCGTATCAGGCAATAATTCTGAGGGTAAGTAAACAGGGTAATGTAAAATTGGAAGATATAAATCTTGTAATACCACCGCCAACCATCCTTCCTCCTGATTCTCAATCTGTTTAA